The Streptomyces sp. NBC_01353 genome contains a region encoding:
- the mscL gene encoding large conductance mechanosensitive channel protein MscL: protein MTPKKESVMTGFKAFLMRGNVIDLAVAVVIGAAFTNIVNAVVKGVISPVVGAFGTKDLEGYKSCLKGTCAVVNGEVQGIQIEWGLVLSATLSFVITAAVVYFLMVLPMAKYLARRTDAEKARDGVQELMEVSELEVLKEIRDHLVTQRVPNSGAGAGTHPTP, encoded by the coding sequence GTGACTCCGAAGAAGGAAAGCGTGATGACAGGCTTCAAGGCCTTCCTCATGCGCGGCAACGTGATCGACCTGGCGGTGGCGGTCGTCATCGGCGCCGCGTTCACCAACATCGTGAACGCGGTCGTCAAAGGTGTCATCAGCCCGGTGGTCGGCGCCTTCGGCACCAAGGACCTGGAGGGCTACAAGTCCTGCCTGAAGGGGACCTGCGCGGTCGTGAACGGCGAGGTGCAGGGCATCCAGATCGAGTGGGGTCTTGTCCTCAGCGCCACCCTGAGCTTCGTGATCACCGCGGCCGTCGTCTACTTCCTGATGGTCCTGCCCATGGCGAAGTACCTGGCCAGGCGGACGGACGCGGAGAAGGCCCGGGACGGCGTCCAGGAACTCATGGAGGTCAGCGAGCTGGAGGTCCTCAAGGAGATCCGCGACCACCTGGTCACCCAGCGCGTCCCGAACTCGGGCGCCGGAGCGGGGACGCACCCCACCCCCTAG
- a CDS encoding S-methyl-5'-thioadenosine phosphorylase, whose amino-acid sequence MATKAYADIGVIGGSGFYSFLEDVTEVSVDTPYGRPSDNLFLGEIAGRQVAFLPRHGRGHTLPPHRINYRANLWALRSVGVRQVLGPCAVGGLQEEYGPGTLLVPDQLVDRTKTRTQTYFDGEPLPEAWGGAVPNVVHTTFADPYCPDGRRVALKAARGRGWEPVDGGTMVVVEGPRFSTRAESRWHAAAGWSVVGMTGHPEAILARELGLCYTSMALVTDLDAGAETGEGVSHTEVLRVFGANVGRLREVLFDAVGALPDTADRDCLCTHAHDGWDLGIELP is encoded by the coding sequence GGTTCTACTCCTTCCTGGAGGACGTGACGGAGGTGTCCGTGGACACCCCGTACGGCAGGCCGAGCGACAACCTCTTCCTCGGCGAGATCGCGGGACGGCAGGTCGCGTTCCTGCCCCGGCACGGCCGCGGCCACACCTTGCCACCGCACCGGATCAACTACCGCGCCAACCTCTGGGCGCTGCGCTCGGTGGGCGTACGCCAGGTGCTCGGGCCGTGTGCGGTGGGCGGCCTGCAGGAGGAGTACGGCCCCGGGACGCTGCTCGTACCGGATCAGCTGGTGGACCGCACGAAGACGCGGACGCAGACGTACTTCGACGGGGAGCCGCTGCCGGAGGCCTGGGGCGGCGCCGTGCCGAACGTCGTGCACACCACCTTCGCCGACCCGTACTGCCCGGACGGGCGGCGGGTCGCCCTGAAGGCGGCCCGCGGGCGCGGCTGGGAGCCGGTGGACGGCGGCACGATGGTCGTCGTCGAGGGACCGCGGTTCTCGACCCGGGCCGAGTCCCGCTGGCACGCGGCGGCCGGCTGGTCGGTGGTGGGGATGACCGGGCACCCGGAGGCGATCCTCGCCCGGGAGCTGGGGCTCTGCTACACCTCGATGGCGCTGGTCACGGACCTGGACGCGGGCGCGGAGACGGGCGAGGGGGTCTCGCACACCGAGGTGCTGCGGGTGTTCGGCGCGAACGTCGGGCGGCTGCGTGAGGTGCTCTTCGACGCGGTCGGCGCCCTGCCGGACACGGCGGACCGGGACTGCCTGTGTACGCACGCGCACGACGGGTGGGACCTGGGGATCGAGCTGCCGTAA